The Drosophila gunungcola strain Sukarami chromosome 2L unlocalized genomic scaffold, Dgunungcola_SK_2 000007F, whole genome shotgun sequence genome includes a region encoding these proteins:
- the LOC128253198 gene encoding LOW QUALITY PROTEIN: membrane metallo-endopeptidase-like 1 (The sequence of the model RefSeq protein was modified relative to this genomic sequence to represent the inferred CDS: deleted 1 base in 1 codon) — MKTDRRRTALVRSLRGPGELFSGQLQFITVETIMLKLSLVAWLSFSLAWRTTPTACRQTNTPQSIQQMLAAQLQSYMDPKARPCENFYQYACGNWQLQQQEHQEPQEHYSPLNMKWTMDRDRNHGQLLPSDTLALIDHSVNRKLELLLRRRNESFTELSSTVLEQMRQYYRSCKRLKPFNLKKYLQLLTPSNHTQWPSVTRGWRREQFDWITTLGRLRLHGLNGVLFREDVLPRWDDSRTYSIYVNKPSHQETLPMGEGAIIELLLDIGQTKRTANALARQVDVFERKLHRLQQLDDEEGPREMQLGYLATYLPQLRWATFLSQVLTENELDLRSTLIIENIPYLVALSDLVDAESPDIVCSYIMIKWLTFLKQQGPAEISRSECVSSLRRAMPLASSWLVGQQFSDPDSETNVRSLFQRLKLRFGLTLAENRLRLSQPLVNILQQKLSAVHLQMGIVQPEDVENVEQYHTRLDLSDHSFYGNQLTLLRQRVEANHNLLSINLMSSRSSTSSNVSYLAESWEASNSSPLYVRPRNLVIVPHGLLQLPVWHRNISALQQHAVMGFALAHELAHSFDMMGMNYDALGNIMGPVEEIRASSQFRQGLHCLQQQMATGSKWLDEKLADLVALRLTYETFFGVRADKKEPRDPLNPQFSQRQLFFISFAQFFCGSTPVPSLGSHSRTHLEHAVDELRVTQTLANFEEFSREFGCEKKAKMQVSERCRLW, encoded by the exons ATGAAGACTGACAGGCGACGGACAGCTCTGGTCCGCAGTCTCCGCGGACCGGGCGAGTTGTTCTCTGGCCAGTTACAATTTATCACAGTCGAAACTATCATGCTGAAGCTTAGCTTGGTGGCCTGGCTCAGTTTTTCTCTGGCGTGGCGCACCACGCCTACCGCCTGTCGCCAGACCAACACTCCCCAGAGCATCCAGCAGATGCTGGCCGCCCAACTGCAGAGCTACATGGACCCGAAAGCGCGTCCCTGCGAGAACTTCTACCAGTACGCCTGTGGCAACtggcagttgcagcagcaggagcaccAGGAGCCCCAGGAGCATTACTCTCCGCTCAATATGAAGTGGACCATGGATCGGGATCGTAACCATGGGCAGCTGCTGCCGAGCGATACCTTGGCTTTGATAGACCACTCCGTGAACCGGAAACTGGAACTCCTGCTGAGGCGCAGAAACGAGAGCTTCACCGAGCTGAGTTCTACAGTTTTAGAGCAGATGCGTCAATACTACCGTTCATGCAAACGCCTTAAGCCCTTTAACCTCAAGAAATATTTGCAGCTACTGACACCCAGCAACCACACGCAGTGGCCGTCTGTGACTCGAGGCTGGCGTCGAGAACAGTTCGATTGGATAACGACCTTGGGGCGACTGCGACTGCACGGACTGAACGGGGTGCTGTTCAGGGAAGATGTCTTGCCGCGATGGGACGACTCGCGCACCTACAGTATCTATGTGAACAAGCCGAGTCACCAGGAGACGCTGCCAATGGGCGAGGGCGCTATAATCGAGCTACTCCTGGACATCGGGCAGACCAAGCGCACGGCCAACGCCTTGGCTCGTCAGGTGGACGTCTTTGAACGAAAGTTGCATCGCCTGCAGCAGCTGGATGACGAAGAAGGGCCTCGGGAAATGCAACTCGGGTACCTGGCCACTTACCTGCCCCAGCTCCGATGGGCGACATTTTTAAGCCAAGTGCTAACTGAAAACGAGCTCGATCTGCGTTCCACACTGATCATCGAGAACATACCCTACCTAGTGGCCCTCAGCGATCTGGTAGATGCCGAAAGTCCGGACATCGTCTGCAGCTACATCATGATCAAGTGGTTGACCTTCCTTAAGCAACAGGGCCCCGCGGAGATCTCGCGTAGTGAGTGTGTGTCCAGTCTTAGAAGGGCCATGCCCTTGGCAAGTAGCTGGCTAGTTGGTCAGCAGTTTTCCGACCCTGACTCTGAGACCAACGTCCGCTCTCTCTTTCAGCGCCTCAAGTTGCGCTTTGGATTGACACTGGCTGAAAATCGGCTTCGACTATCGCAGCCTCTTGTGAACATCCTTCAGCAGAAGCTAAGCGCAGTGCACCTTCAGATGGGCATTGTTCAGCCAGAGGATGTGGAAAATGTTGAGCAGTACCACACGCGCCTCGACCTAAGTGACCATTCCTTTTATGGAAACCAGCTAACCTTGCTTCGTCAACGTGTGGAGGCGAACCACAATCTGCTCTCCATTAACTTAATGAGCTCTAGGAGTTCCACGAGCAGCAACGTCAGCTACCTCGCCGAAAGTTGGGAAGCCAGTAATTCATCACCCTTGTATGTAAGACCCCGTAACTTGGTCATAGTGCCTCATGGTCTGCTCCAGTTGCCCGTGTGGCACCGCAACATCAGCGCTCTGCAACAGCACGCCGTGATGGGATTCGCCTTGGCCCACGAACTGGCTCATAGCTTCGACATGATGGGAATGAACTATGACGCCCTAGGGAACATCATGGGGCCTGTAGAGGAGATCAGGGCTAGTAGTCAATTCCGACAGGGACTCCACTGCCTGCAACAGCAGATGGCTACCGGCTCAAAGTGGCTCGACGAAAAGCTAGCCGACTTAGTGGCACTCCGGCTTACGTATGAGACTTTCTTTGGGGTGCGGGCTGATAAAAAGGAACCACGCGATCCGTTGAATCCACAGTTTAGCCAGCGGCAGCTGTTCTTTATCAGCTTTGCCCAGTTTTTCTGCGGCAGCACACCCGTCCCAAGCCTTGGGTCACATTCGCGTACACATTTGGAGCACGCCGTTGACGAACTGCGTGTGACACAGACGCTGGCCAACTTTGAGGAGTTTTCGAGGGAGTTTGGCtgcgaa aaaaaagccaagaTGCAGGTCAGCGAGCGGTGCCGGCTCTGGTAA